The proteins below are encoded in one region of Lactuca sativa cultivar Salinas chromosome 3, Lsat_Salinas_v11, whole genome shotgun sequence:
- the LOC122197110 gene encoding photosystem II CP47 reaction center protein-like: protein MILKSFLLGNLVSLCMKIINSVVVVGLYYGFLTTFSIGPSYLFLLRAYIMDEGEEGTEKKVSATTGFITGQLIMFISIYYAPLHLALGRPHTITVLALPYLLFHFFCNTHKHFFDYGSTNRNSMRNLSIQCVFLNNLIFQLFNHFILPSSMLARLVNIFMFQCNSKIIFVTSSFVGWIIGHIILMKSIGLLVVWIRKNRSIRKYIRSNKSFVSELANSMSIVGILNILLFVTSSLDLPKIFGIHLFLAGVACFGFGAFHVTGLYGPGIWVSDPYGLAGKVQAINPSWGGEGFDPFVPGGIASHHIAAGTLGILAGLFHLSVCPPQRLYKGLRMGNIETVLSSSIAVVFFATFVVVGNMWYGSATTPIELFGPTRYQWDQGYFQQEIYRRVSAGLAENQSLSEAWSKIPEKLAFYDYIGNNPAKGGLFRAGSMDNGDGITVGWLGHPIFRDKEGRELFVRRMPTFFETFRVVLVDGDGIVRADVPFRRAKSKYSVKQVGVTVEFYGGELNGVSYSDPVTVKKYARRAQLGEIFELDRATLKSDGVFRSSPRGWFTFGHASFALLFFFEHIWHGARTLFRDVFVGIDPDLDAQVEFGAFQKLGDPTTRRQIG from the exons ATGATTTTGAAATCTTTTCTACTAGGTAATCTAGTATCCTTATGCATGAAGATAATCAATTCGGTCGTTGTGGTCGGACTCTATTATGGATTTCTGACCACATTCTCCATAGGGCCCTCCTATCTCTTCCTTCTCCGAGCTTACATTATGGACGAAGGAGAAGAAGGAACCGAGAAGAAGGTATCAGCAACAACTGGTTTTATTACGGGACAGCTCATAATGTTCATATCGATCTATTATGCGCCTCTGCATCTAGCACTGGGTAGACCTCATACAATAACTGTCCTAGCTCTACCGTATCTTTTGTTTCATTTCTTCTGCAATACTCACAAACACTTCTTTGATTATGGATCTACTAACAGAAATTCAATGCGTAATCTCAGCATTCAATGTGTATTCCTGAATAATCTCATTTTTCAATTATTCAATCATTTCATTTTACCAAGTTCAATGTTAGCGAGATTAGtcaacatttttatgtttcaaTGCAACAGCAAGATTATTTTTGTAACAAGTAGTTTTGTTGGTTGGATAATTGGTCACATTATATTGATGAAATCAATTGGATTGTTAGTAGTTTGGATACGCAAAAATCGATCTATTCGTAAGTACATTCGATCTAATAAGTCCTTTGTGTCAGAATTGGCAAATTCTATGTCTATAGttggtatccttaatattttattatttgttaCCT CTTCTTTGGATTTGCCCAAGATCTTTGGAATACATTTATTTCTTGCAGGTGTGGCTTGCTTTGGTTTTGGTGCATTTCACGTAACAGGTTTGTATGGTCCTGGCATATGGGTGTCCGATCCTTATGGACTAGCAGGAAAAGTACAAGCTATAAATCCATCGTGGGGTGGGGAGGGTTTTGATCCTTTTGTTCCGGGAGGAATAGCCTCTCATCATATTGCGGCAGGGACTTTGGGCATATTAGCAGGCCTATTCCATCTTAGTGTCTGCCCGCCCCAACGTCTATACAAAGGATTGCGTATGGGCAATATTGAAACTGTCCTTTCCAGTAGTATCGCTGTTGTCTTTTTTGCAACTTTTGTTGTTGTCGGAAATATGTGGTATGGTTCAGCGACTACCCCCATCGAATTATTTGGGCCTACTCGTTATCAATGGGATCAAGGGTACTTCCAACAAGAAATATATAGAAGAGTTAGTGCTGGGTTAGCCGAAAATCAAAGTTTATCAGAAGCTTGGTCTAAAATTCCTGAAAAATTAGCCTTTTATGATTACATCGGAAATAATCCGGCAAAAGGGGGATTATTCAGGGCGGGCTCAATGGATAACGGGGATGGAATAACGGTTGGATGGTTAGGACATCCTATTTTTAGAGATAAAGAAGGGCGTGAACTTTTTGTACGTCGTATGCCTACCTTTTTTGAAACATTTCGGGTCGTTTTGGTAGACGGAGATGGGATTGTTAGAGCCGATGTTCCTTTTCGAAGGGCAAAATCTAAGTATAGTGTCAAACAAGTAGGTGTAACTGTTGAGTTCTACGGTGGTGAACTCAATGGAGTCAGTTATAGTGATCCTGTTACTGTGAAAAAATATGCTAGACGTGCTCAATTGGGGGAAATTTTTGAATTAGATCGTGCTACTTTGAAATCCGATGGTGTTTTTCGTAGCAGTCCGAGGGGTTGGTTTACTTTTGGACATGCTTCATTTGCTTTGCTCTTCTTCTTCGAACACATTTGGCATGGTGCCCGAACCTTGTTTAGAGATGTTTTTGTTGGTATTGACCCAGATTTGGATGCTCAAGTAGAATTTGGAGCATTCCAAAAACTTGGAGATCCAACTACAAGAAGACAAATAGGTTGA